From Acidipropionibacterium acidipropionici, one genomic window encodes:
- the thrC gene encoding threonine synthase, with translation MRYLSTRGLPEGPRPGFSEILLEGLAPDGGLYMPETYPQVDAATLASWRSTLAADGYAGLAASVLSLFIDDIDAADLRRLCDEAYSDEVFSSPLIAPVDELDGGLWLAHLSGGPTAAFKDMAMQLLGRLFEFELNRRGRELTILGATSGDTGSAAEYAMLGRRGIRVFMLTPAGRMTPFQQAQMFSLDDPSIVNIAVDGVFDDCQDLVKELFSDLEFRRRHHLGAVNSINWARLAAQVVYYISSWLRATTSDDQEVSFAVPTGNFGDIMAGHVARMMGVPIRTLVLATNENNVLDEFFRTGVYRVRGAAETLATSSPSMDISKASNFERFIFDLLGRDSALIRDLFGAQLPSQGSFDVSGTSEFSSIPSRYGFVSGSSRHADRLATISQVLERDGVLIDPHTADAVTVARRHVEPGIPMIVLETALPVKFAATIAEATGRVPERPSRFEGLEELPRHVIDLPDDAGALRALIAGRS, from the coding sequence GTGCGCTACCTCTCCACCCGTGGACTGCCCGAGGGCCCCCGGCCCGGATTCAGCGAGATCCTGCTCGAGGGCCTGGCCCCCGACGGGGGCCTGTACATGCCCGAGACCTACCCGCAGGTCGATGCCGCCACCCTGGCCTCGTGGCGCTCGACGCTGGCCGCCGACGGTTACGCCGGCCTGGCGGCGTCGGTGCTCTCCCTGTTCATCGACGACATCGACGCCGCCGACCTCCGGCGGCTGTGCGACGAGGCCTACAGCGACGAGGTCTTCTCCAGCCCGCTGATCGCCCCGGTCGACGAGCTGGACGGCGGGCTGTGGCTCGCGCACCTATCCGGCGGCCCCACCGCCGCCTTCAAGGACATGGCCATGCAGCTGCTCGGGCGACTCTTCGAGTTCGAGCTGAACCGCCGCGGCCGCGAACTCACCATCCTCGGCGCCACGAGCGGCGACACCGGATCGGCCGCCGAGTACGCCATGCTGGGACGCCGGGGCATCCGGGTCTTCATGCTCACCCCCGCCGGGCGGATGACCCCCTTCCAACAGGCCCAGATGTTCAGCCTCGACGACCCCTCGATCGTCAACATCGCCGTCGACGGGGTCTTCGACGACTGCCAGGACCTCGTCAAGGAGCTCTTCTCCGACCTGGAGTTCCGGCGCCGCCACCACCTCGGCGCGGTGAACTCGATCAACTGGGCCCGCCTGGCCGCCCAGGTCGTCTACTACATCTCCTCCTGGCTGCGGGCCACCACCTCCGACGACCAGGAGGTGTCCTTCGCGGTGCCCACCGGCAACTTCGGGGACATCATGGCCGGCCACGTCGCCCGGATGATGGGGGTGCCGATCCGGACCCTGGTGCTGGCCACCAACGAGAACAACGTCCTCGACGAGTTCTTCCGCACCGGCGTCTACCGGGTCCGCGGGGCCGCCGAGACCCTGGCCACCTCCTCACCCTCGATGGACATCTCCAAGGCCTCGAACTTCGAGCGGTTCATCTTCGACCTGCTGGGCCGCGACTCCGCGCTGATCCGCGACCTGTTCGGTGCACAACTGCCCTCCCAGGGCAGCTTCGACGTGTCCGGCACCTCCGAGTTCTCCTCGATCCCCTCCCGCTACGGATTCGTGTCCGGCTCATCCCGCCACGCCGACCGGCTGGCCACCATCTCCCAGGTGCTGGAGCGCGACGGCGTCCTGATCGACCCGCACACCGCCGACGCGGTGACGGTGGCCCGCCGTCACGTCGAACCGGGGATCCCGATGATCGTTCTGGAGACCGCGCTTCCGGTGAAATTCGCAGCCACCATCGCCGAGGCCACCGGGAGAGTGCCCGAGCGCCCCTCCCGCTTCGAGGGTCTGGAGGAGCTCCCGCGTCACGTCATCGACCTGCCCGACGACGCAGGGGCCCTGAGGGCCCTGATCGCCGGGCGGTCGTGA